From Apium graveolens cultivar Ventura chromosome 9, ASM990537v1, whole genome shotgun sequence, the proteins below share one genomic window:
- the LOC141686216 gene encoding uncharacterized protein LOC141686216, producing MDVNKSKPGGSIGLSYHILTKNNYTTWAMKMKVYMQAQGVWVAIEPSDPKGAVEEKTDKVALAMIYQRLAEDMLLSIAEKSTSKEVWEALKIMCQGVDRVKKAKAQTLRTKFEFLSMRDNEQINEFYLRLNGLVSDIRALGDEMKEAYVVKKLLRVVPSRFLQIISTLQQFGDLETLSVEEVVGSLKAHEERIKGCNKSDSNEGQLLLTEEEWQKRELAENKLLLTRDDWLKKTNRRNSDGSSSNFRNRGGRDKSNLKCYNCGIYGHFAVDCRRPKRNREQREEVNMSKIEDDELALLLAKCDEEGSQTTLLSESKLILSQMTKLQGDPNVWFLDNGASSHMTGLKSKFTRLDEKITGVVSFGDGSSVRIEGK from the coding sequence ATGGACGTCAACAAGTCTAAACCGGGAGGATCAATTGGTTTAAGCTATCACATCCTAACCAAGAACAACTATACAACGTGGGCGATGAAAATGAAGGTGTATATGCAGGCTCAAGGTGTTTGGGTGGCAATTGAACCAAGTGATCCAAAGGGAGCGGTGGAAGAAAAGACTGATAAGGTAGCATTGGCAATGATATATCAGAGATTAGCAGAGGACATGTTACTTTCAATTGCAGAGAAGAGTACATCCAAGGAAGTTTGGGAAGCGTTGAAAATAATGTGTCAAGGGGTTGATCGAGTAAAGAAGGCAAAGGCTCAAACTCTGAGAACTAAATTTGAATTTCTGAGTATGAGAGACAACGAACAGATTAATGAATTCTACCTGAGGCTTAATGGCTTAGTGTCGGATATAAGAGCCCTAGGAGATGAGATGAAAGAGGCCTATGTGGTGAAGAAATTACTACGTGTTGTGCCATCTAGATTCCTCCAAATTATCTCGACGTTGCAGCAGTTTGGCGATTTAGAGACACTGTCCGTCGAAGAAGTAGTTGGATCTTTAAAAGCACATGAAGAACGAATAAAAGGATGTAACAAGAGTGACTCAAATGAAGGACAACTTTTACTCACAGAAGAAGAGTGGCAAAAACGGGAGTTGGCTGAGAATAAACTGTTACTTACTCGGGATGACTGGCTGAAGAAAACAAATAGGAGAAACTCAGATGGATCCTCATCGAATTTCCGGAACCGTGGAGGTCGAGACAAAAGCAATTTGAAGTGCTATAATTGTGGCATATATGGTCATTTTGCTGTTGATTGCCGTAGACCCAAGCGAAATAGAGAACAAAGGGAAGAAGTAAACATGAGCAAGATTGAAGATGACGAACTGGCCCTCTTACTAGCAAAGTGTGATGAGGAAGGGTCACAAACCACACTCCTATCTGAGAGTAAATTGATACTGTCACAAATGACTAAACTACAGGGAGATCCAAACGTGTGGTTTCTAGACAATGGAGCAAGCAGTCATATGACGGGTTTGAAATCAAAGTTTACAAGGTTGGATGAGAAGATCACTGGAGTGGTGAGCTTTGGGGACGGGTCCAGTGTAAGAATCGAAGGGAAATGA